A single window of Myripristis murdjan chromosome 21, fMyrMur1.1, whole genome shotgun sequence DNA harbors:
- the steap3 gene encoding metalloreductase STEAP3 has protein sequence MNGGDMKTPLLAGSDADADADADADATESLPQRLGNPVIGIIGSGDFSRSLAIRLVASGFSVVVGSRNPKRIPKGLFPDGVELRSQREAVDSAERVIFAAIYPEHYSTLVGLRDGLAGKVLVDVSNATRLDDGELSNAEQLAELFPQSRVVKGFNVISAWALQTGAHDGSRQVLICSDCSDSKATVVQLTRRLGFSPVDLGGLVASRDIEKAPLHLFPSWEGATLVTFLLFLFFYGYNVVKHVLLPYLAHGEHNFYQLPLETVNQTLPAVALILLGLVYLPGLVAAVLQLARGTKYKRFPSWLDRWMCRRKELGLMSFLCAGVHAVYSMCLTLRRAAGYRLLNAAYRQVKAGVENSWEEQQVWRSDLYLSCGILGLGVLTLLALTSLPSVGNALNWREFTFMQSGLGYAALTLSIMHTLFFGWDFAFFPEAYRYYLPPVYLLALILPCVVLVGRVLLALPCLALRLAKIRRGWESSRHRPSHSQGQEITSGRVSPQNFGDV, from the exons ATGAATGGGGGCGACATGAAAACGCCCTTGTTGGCTGGttctgatgctgatgctgatgctgatgccgATGCTGATGCCACAGAGTCCTTGCCCCAGCGCCTTGGAAACCCTGTGATTGGTATCATTGGTTCAGGAGACTTCTCTCGCTCCCTTGCGATCCGGCTGGTGGCCTCTGGTTTCAGTGTGGTGGTTGGCAGCCGCAACCCAAAACGTATCCCCAAGGGGCTGTTTCCTGATGGCGTGGAGCTGCGATCccagagagaggcagtggaTAGTGCAGAGAGAGTGATCTTTGCTGCTATCTACCCAGAGCACTATTCCACCCTGGTGGGGTTGAGAGATGGGTTGGCTGGGAAGGTACTGGTGGATGTAAGCAACGCCACCAGGCTGGATGATGGAGAGCTGTCCAATGCTGAGCAACTGGCAGAGCTTTTCCCTCAGAGCAGGGTGGTGAAGGGGTTCAACGTCATCTCCGCATGGGCACTGCAGACTGGAGCACATGATGGCAGCAGGCAG GTCCTGATCTGCAGTGACTGCTCTGATTCAAAAGCCACGGTGGTCCAGTTGACCCGTCGCCTGGGCTTCAGCCCTGTTGACCTGGGGGGTCTGGTTGCCTCCAGGGATATCGAGAAAGcccccctccacctcttccCCTCATGGGAAGGTGCCACCCTGGTCacatttctcctcttcctcttcttctacgGCTACAACGTCGTGAAGCATGTGCTGCTGCCCTACCTTGCACATGGAGAACACAACTTCTACCAACTCCCGCTGGAGACAGTGAATCAGACACTACCAGCAGTTGCCCTAATCTTACTGGGGCTAGTTTATCTACCAG GTCTGGTGGCTGCCGTCCTCCAGCTGGCCAGAGGAACCAAGTATAAGAGATTCCCCAGTTGGTTGGACCGCTGGATGTGCAGACGTAAGGAGCTTGGACTGATGAGCTTCCTCTGTGCTGGAGTCCATGCTGTCTACAGTATGTGCCTGACACTACGGCGGGCTGCTGGATACAGGCTGCTGAATGCAGCCTACCGACAG GTGAAAGCCGGTGTTGAGAACTCCTGGGAGGAGCAGCAGGTGTGGCGGTCTGATCTCTACCTGTCCTGTGGAATTCTGGGACTTGGAGTCCTCACTCTACTGGCTCTCACCTCTCTGCCTTCTGTGGGAAATGCCCTCAACTGGAGGGAGTTCACGTTTATGCAG tcAGGACTTGGTTACGCTGCCTTAACTCTCTCCATCATGCACACTCTTTTCTTCGGCTGGGACTTTGCCTTCTTCCCTGAGGCCTACCGTTATTACCTACCACCAGTGTACCTTCTGGCCCTGATCCTGCCCTGTGTAGTCCTGGTTGGCCGTGTCCTCCTGGCGCTGCCCTGCCTGGCGTTAAGACTGGCGAAGATCCGCAGAGGCTGGGAGAGTTCGCGTCACCGCCCCTCCCACAGTCAAGGGCAAGAAATAACAAGCGGACGGGTCTCTCCTCAGAACTTTGGTGACGTCTGA
- the c21h2orf76 gene encoding UPF0538 protein C2orf76 homolog: protein MAGGAVVTVRLVRSFEHSNFKPVVFRAVDLDQTVQEFIQHVKHDIATRAGLPPPFRKYAYDTMKIIHQAHGAKTNDLVMSLNDDDKLILQDSQTLRAAGVANETELALFRKEDYGLFKANPQTVW from the exons ATGGCTGGGGGAGCTGTGGTCACTGTCCGCCTGGTCAGGTCCTTTGAGCACAGCAACTTCAAGCCCGTTGTGTTCCGGGCTGTGGATTTAGACCAGACAGTGCAGGAGTTTATTCAACACGTGAAACACG ATATTGCAACGAGAGCAGGTCTCCCGCCCCCCTTCAGGAAGTATGCTTATG ACACTATGAAGATTATCCACCAAGCACATGGAGCCAAG ACAAATGACTTGGTGATGAGTTTAAACGACGACGACAAGCTCATCCTGCAAGACAGCCAAACGCTGAGAGCTGCTGGTGTCG CAAATGAAACAGAATTGGCCCTCTTCAGGAAAGAAGATTATGGTCTGTTCAAAGCAAATCCCCAAACTGTCTGGTGA